TTAttagtgtgtgtatatatgaTATGTTAAGTGGAATTTAGATGTGTTGACAAATGCCCATTGAACACTCGTTAGAAAGACTCTAATTAAAACTGATACGCTTTCATTAGTTAATGACGTACATTAAATAATTGTGCCCTAAGTTTAACGTTCGTGTTTTCTCACGCATAGGATTCAAACGAATAGACAGCATTTAAGTACAAAAGAAAAGCTCATCTTATTTTCGTACATAATATTTTAGTAACACAACAAAATACACTAATTATTTATGGATAATTGCCAAAGACACACTTCACATAAATTTGCTTAAGACTTTCTTAACTACACTCTCAGAGACTATAAGATTTGTTTTTTCAGTCGGATGGAAtgagtcccaaaacacatatttGTTTGCATCCGTACAAGTGAATGGATTGTATCTGTCACATGCATAGCCCATCTCAAACATTCCTGTCGCGCAGCATGCCACCGAAGCGACTTCGAAACCTACAAATTTAataagaaaataatattttagaaATATTGTAATTTAACAATTAAGTAGAGATCGTTGACTTGGTCAAACTATAATAAAATCTAAGCTACATTTGATAACTAAATTGccaataagaagaaaaaattggcaTTTAATGTGTTGAAAATAGCTTGAAGAGGTACTTGACCCAGAAAAGcattactggtttatttaagaAATATTAACAAAGTTTGTAGCTCAATTCGGTTGCTCAGTAGTTAAGACTCCCAAATGCAAaactataaataaataaactaataTAACAAATCACTGGGATTGGTTCGATGATCAAGGAAAggtttttagaatttttcttgATATCAAATTCAGAGTTTAAATTCTATACTTGACAGTTGAGGATTGACAGTTGGGGATAGAAAGGGTATGGAGATGAGAGAGGTAGGAGggtaaaagagaaagaaaaaaaggaagaagacgAAAAACTATAAACTAGTACAACACACAAGGACACTATACATAGCTAATTTTGACCatcttattttaatttttaagatCGTTTGTAGTATTCAAAATTTGCCTTGATTTAGTACCGTTTTCCAGCTTGCACAGAGAACCGTGTAATCTCACACTATTCATTCTTCCAAATTTTAATCGTTACAATACAAAATTCAAATGAGATGATCTCAACCATAATTTATTTCCAGCAATTATATCTGACAACTGTTGAGCAACATAACCTGGTTTGTATGGGGGCGGACCGAGGGTAAGGGCAGCCCCTTCCCCGCTCCCAAGTTTTAGAAAATCCAATTTTGCTactataaaaattgaaaattttaaaaattcacTTTAGAAATTTAAACTTTAACCCTAACAAAATTTTACGTTATATATTTAGATTCTCCAATTAGTACTTTTTGGCACAAGGCTAATGTTCCCTTGACCGTTAGCCTAAATATATATACTCATAATTAGTTACGAGTCAGACAATTTTATGTGAAAACTTATCTAGTATCAGCTGGAATTTAAAGAAAACGAGCATTAATCTTTCATACAAAATATGCGTGGATCTAAACTCATTATCACATGAAATAAAATGTCCTAGAATTTTCAAAAGTAAATATGTGTTAGAAACTTAAgacttttcttcaaaaaatagataaatgtAGACTACTATTCTAATAACACTTCACAATTTAATCTTAcaaaagaaatcagaaaataCAGTAATGAAGTTTTTAATAAGTAAAATGCATAGTTAATCTTACCATAAGCGGAAGGTTTGCTAATGATATTTAGCATAGCGTAGTAAGGATTGGAGAAAACCAATTGAATCCCTGGCAATTGCTTGTTCAGATTTGACACCAATCCGTTCAATTTTGCGTTGAAACTAACTGCCACATTATTATAACTCTGCACACACCCTTCTCCATTTGGTATATTTGTTGTTCTTTCCAATGGCATACATCCCATTGGAGGAATCCCTCCAAGAGAAATCTTTCTTGCTCCAAGATGGTAAAGGTTGGTTACGAAGTTTTGGGCAATCCCAGCCAAGAAATTTTGATATTGATCTATTGTGTATTGAGATCTCCTATCTGGAAGTGCATAGTAATTCTCAAGAAAGTCATTTGTTCCAATGCTGATAACATATAACGCCTCACTAATTGTGTAATTGGCCTTTTGTTCACTGAGGTAGGCCTTTAGTCTCTTTTGGTACTCTTTGTAGTACTCCAATTCTTTCCAAAATGGTATTACACCCTGCAATTGGTATCCAAAAAACGTTTAAATGtcacttcttattttgtttttcagTTTTGTAATATTCGTGCTATTCTCGCTTCTTATAAATTTTGCAAAAGCTGATTACTGAGaaatgattttgaaaatttcagattttttttaatatgtcAAATATTCTTGTTGCTTGTGGGGTTCTT
Above is a genomic segment from Coffea eugenioides isolate CCC68of chromosome 5, Ceug_1.0, whole genome shotgun sequence containing:
- the LOC113772459 gene encoding GDSL esterase/lipase At2g04570-like, translated to MAGIWVSWLFVIHFLIVQTSAKIPAIIVFGDSSVDSGNNNQIPTVARSNFEPYGRDFSGGQPTGRFSNGKIPTDFISEAFGLRPIVPAYLDPKYSISDFAIGVSFASAATGYDNLTSDVLGVIPFWKELEYYKEYQKRLKAYLSEQKANYTISEALYVISIGTNDFLENYYALPDRRSQYTIDQYQNFLAGIAQNFVTNLYHLGARKISLGGIPPMGCMPLERTTNIPNGEGCVQSYNNVAVSFNAKLNGLVSNLNKQLPGIQLVFSNPYYAMLNIISKPSAYGFEVASVACCATGMFEMGYACDRYNPFTCTDANKYVFWDSFHPTEKTNLIVSESVVKKVLSKFM